Within the Tachysurus fulvidraco isolate hzauxx_2018 chromosome 3, HZAU_PFXX_2.0, whole genome shotgun sequence genome, the region GACACAGAAAGATCTCTAACAACAGAACAAAAAGCAGCAAAGATCATGTTCCTTATCAGTCTAGTTGTAGAAGGTACATATTCCAGACAGGTTAAGCAGTGATGTTTtccacactcactataatccaCAGTTAGGAAATATTATGTATGTGATATGAatctttgtgtatttgtgtacagtatgtcatgaaCAATGCCATGTTAATTCAACAAACTGTGTTTCACATCTAGTTCCCCACATGTATGTACTTTCAGGGGTCTGATGAAACCATTCGAGTGGTATCTATGGACAAAGACTATCATGTAGAATGCTACCATTGTGAGGTGAGTTAAATTACGACTGAAAAAACATGTACGCTGAATTACCTCTAGGTCAACAGCAACAGTATGACCctatctttatatttataacattatCTATTTAGTTACAGATGTCTTTTAGGtcagaataataaatatttacatataactGTAAGAACTCAAACGAGCGATTAGCTTGTTACGGCAAGCAGGGCATTTGAAAAGCATTTGATCCGTAACATTCAGCCATGTTGGGCTCAGCTGAAGCACTCTCCAGCTGTGCTGTATTCTGATATGCAGCTAATGAGCACAGTAACTCTCGCAATCAAAGTGAGCTTGCAGTGAATTGTACTCATCAACTCCCTTCACTGCAGTGGCAGAATGAAACATATTCTAAGATTTCTCAGTTATTCATCAAtcggtttttttttccccttgttgATTTGTGGATTTAACACAAAGCAATCTTTAATTCTACTCCTGCAGCTGCCAGAAACAGTATAGTAATCATTCAAAAAGCAGCAAACTCCAGGATTTGTATTTAGGATCTGCTAATCAAAACAGCTTTGTTAACTAGAACGACTCTTCACCTTTCATtcttttataaaattatatattcttAGTTGATGATAAACactttatttctgtataaactgtatatgtGGAGGTCTGGAGTGACTCAAACTGCCAAAACTTATTATGCTAAATATGTTTTATCAaaattattatgatttatttttcctgaCTAAATTAATTAgtgattaatattttaatatttgacttattgtttggagagaaaaaaaaacagtgatcaGTAGAGTGAAAACAATGAGGCTGCTTTTTAAAATCAgtgaagttttttgttttttttttgtccacagaactgctgctctctggatgtttttctttattgcaccaaactctagagactgttgagTGAATATTGCAGGAAAAATTTTTGGTGAACACAGAATAGTGAAGTGATACACATAGTTCAACATCCCAGCACGGTTATGAGCAGTTATAAATGTAGATACAAGTGGAGTTCCCTTCAGTGAAATTGGAAAGATATcttttactgatactcagcctTACAAATGATACAGCTTTATTTCTGCCAGAGATACATGCAAGATATATACGAATATATTTCTTTTGAGTAGTTTTTAGAACTTAGGGCTGTGTTTAATATTGAAATTGAAACAGCTGCTCCTTTCTCTACAGGACTGTAAGATGGAGCTGAATGATGAAGAAGGGCACCGCTGTTACCCACTAGATGGCCACCTGCTGTGCCATACATGCCACCTTAAACACATGGAGTCAAGCTGCCAGTCTGTCTGAGATGAAGGAGACTGAGTTTTGGATATCTGCTGCCCCTTGTGGCTTCAGATCAGTTGCAGTGTGGAATTAAAGAATAAACCTCACCTTACTTTTGGGTCACagctttttgtgtctgtattgtTATAgcctaattattttattttactaattttaaAAGCTGTCCCTAAATTTCCAGATCCTTCTCAGTATTTAGGGTTTTGTTCTATTTTAGCCCCTATGTTGTGTCTTTGACCAGAGTGATGCAGGCTGGTTAGTCATGATGACCAAGATAGAAAGTAAACTGGCTTGGAACATTACATTTTCTGTGTCCTGGTTCAGTTATCTATAGTAATTAGTAATctatagtattaaaaaaaaaaggttgcatTTAATAATTTCTAAATGGAAATTTCagaaaagatgaataaaattgttggatttttttttaactctaattttacagtgtgaaaaaaaaataacttatGGTATGAAAGTATGACTGAGTGACAATGGATTATTGTGTATTGAATTACTCATTTACAGGTCtgttatttatctttataatCTTGTTACACAAAATTAGCCTATGAAAGtaatgtcatatactgtatgtatgtgtttaagATAATGCCCAAAAAACGGTTCTTATTGAAATACATTATGTTTTAGAAAATGCGTCTCTGTTGTTGCAAATTGAGTTTGGTTGTGTCATTTTATAATGCACAAACAAcacataatacattaaaaaaaaacatcccagaTTTGATGTGAAAGATGTACTGTAAAACACGATTTTCATTAATCAGAGAGAACTTCATTGGAAAATTTGTTGATTATTAAAGCAATGCATAACTGATACTGTATAATGTGTGGGTTcattttaactatttttttgacattttgggccacagcaaaataaaaattatgatgGCGGCCCTTAAGTAAAGAAGATTAACACCCCTGGTCTAAATTCAaacacatcacactcatatgtggTTCATCCTTAGTCTGCTGCCACAAAgttagaagcacacaattgtacactgcactatatatatcttataatATCTCATATGACATTCAGATATTGCTATAATCTGTCTGTTTACAAGCATAAACAATAAcggttcttttaaaaaataccgatcgagccagccaggagtcgAACCTAGAATCTTCTGATCCGTAGTCAGACGCGTTATCCATTGCGCCACTGGCCCGCATAAGTAACTACGCCGGTTAAACCATATATATGTAAAACAAGTCAACGAGCAATCATGCTGAAATTTGTTAATTACCGAGAAATTTTTAATCTATATGTTTCAAACTGAATTAGCCACATACTTCTTGTTATTTAACAGCCACTTTAATTAGATATTTTTGTGGATACGAGGCTTCGTTTATTCTTAAAACTTAATTCATCGTGTAGTGTCGCTGTTTCACCTATAGGTGGCACTCGTACATCATTTTCATAATACTGACCCGTGCAGAATTTTTGCAGTGTGCTTTAGCTAAACATTTAAACTTTCtagctttatttacattattgtgACATAATAATGGGTTTCTTTTATCCAAATAAAATCCAAACTCATTTGAGGAAAGTTTTTTTACacagctttattttaaaaacatttcagaagtGCAATCTTATAAACACTGGAAATacaattatacagtattatattacacactatAACAATAAACTGGTATGTAAAACAGTTATCAACAGTTATAGTAATTTATTGGAATCATAGATGAAACACAGCAATTTCAGACCTGCTGATATAAACTATCATGTACATGTTACTGTATACAGTCTATATCTCTATAATTATGGtgctaaattatttttttttacttaaagtCACTGGtttctcctgtctctctgtaaGATGCAGACTTTAGTGTctaagatgatttttttaaccACATTTCTCTcacttgtgttttgttttaagtGCCAGAGCCTCAAGATTGGCTGGTCCTCCCCATACAGTCCCAAAAACATGTCTTTCCGTTGTGAGGGCTTGATCTAGAGCAAGCTCTCGGCCAGACAGCACCACTTTCTTCACAGCCCTGATTACAGGAACTGAGCCCTTTGTGAACTGGCCCAGCCATTGCTCCGTGTCCTCCATAGGGTCTCCTTCACCAGTTGTCATCACACCGTCAACTAGTCCAATCTCCTTTCCAAAATCTGGATCAACCTTTTTTGCACCGGCAAGTAATTTTAAGGCGTTTTGGCTGCCAACGATTTTGACCAGCCTTGCAGCTCCACCCCATCCAGGCACTAAACCCATGTGTTTATGGACAAACTGGATTACAGCATCAGATGTCATCAGCCTAATGGTAAAAACATAggtttataaacaaatataatctATCATCAAGTAAGGTAATGCAACCAAAACTAGCACACATATCATTTAACCTGAAGTCACAGGCAGTAGTGAGTTCTGCACCTCCACCCAGTGCTTTTCCTTCAATCAGTGCTACAGAGATGAGGGGCAACCTGTACTAAGAGATACATGTAAgcttaaatatactgtatttgagCTTAAATACATTACAATTTATAGTAATAGAAAAATCACACAAGCCAACCTGAGGAGTCGTGTAAGAGTCTTCTGCATAAACATACACATCTTCATGCCATCCTGGtggggaaaacaaaaaaaggacaaaataaaaactttcacTTATTAATATAATGGCATACAACAGAGGTGCCAAAATTGCAACAAGAAAATTCTAGAAGACAGAAAGGAACACAGGAATTTGACATCAAATCCCTGCAAACCCAATTTTGCTGAGCAAAGAGATCACTGTTCCActcttttgttttatattgaTTCACAAAACCAAGTGGTTTGATCACTGGTATGCTGGgaataaaaaagaacagaaagcaTAGTTTTCACATGTCTCCTGTATCACTACAGCAAGGGGGGAAATCTATAGATGATAAAGGAACAGTCATGCCAGACTTAACATCATATAAGTATTAACTACTGAATGCTAAGTGCAACTTTCATGAAAAGTCTGatttaacaaatatttttctatttttcaaaccaaataaattaatatcacAGACTAGTTAAACAGATACCATAACATACTGAAAACAACAATATTGAATATTGTACAGTGAGCACCTGTGGGTTTGATATTGCCCTAACTGCATTGAGATCAGATCCAGAGCAGAATGTCCCAGCAGCCCCTCGCACAATAAGTCCTTTTCCTTCTGTCCAGTTCTCTAGCTCCCACACCCGTTCTTCCAGTTCAGTCATCATGCTACCTGTGAAACAGACAGcatttttaaacactgaaaAGTCTCACAGAGTGACAAACTTAACTCATGCTACATTATTCACCTGAGAAAGCGTTCATTCGTAACGGATTATTGACCGTCATCAATGCAATGCCCGACTCTTGTTTCTGAAGATCTATGGATCCTCCTGGAAACATCTGAAGCTTCTTACGAATCTCCTCCTCCTGAGATTCATTGGATCTAGAGCAGTAGGTCTGCTTTTGCTTAAGAAAACCTCCCAAAAAATTTCTTGTGTTTTGGAGTAATGGACGACCAACACTGCACAAAGCCATtttactgtctctgtggaacagacagacagacatatatatatatatatatacacacacacacacacacacccccaaagATCTTATATTTTGTAAGTTTTGTAAATGATAACCCGAAAGAACAAAACTCATTAAATGTTTACAATGAGCTCATATGCTATGGCATTGTGTTGGGAAAAAAGATTCCATAAAATTGTACAGATCAGTGAGTAGACAGCATTGCAGTTGAGAAACTCTGATAAGAAGAAACCCTGTACATCATCTACAGTGCAAtttgaagagagagaaataactTCTGAATCTTTGCCAAGTTTACAGTCAGTTTACAGTCAGTTTAGGTGTCAGGTCGAGTTGTGTTTCAGGTTACACTTGTTCGTAACAACAAAAAGAGTACACGTAGGACTCATAACTCGTAAGTTATAAAGTGACAGATAAACTGTTAATATTCGAAAAATTATAGGCAaaaatatttgaacaaacaTCAGCTAAGAATTGGTTACATTGGGGTTGGTTCACGAACCTGCAGTGGGACTCCAGTGAAGGTGTCACTTCTAAAGCAGTCCGCGGAATTCTTGAATGTCGAATTGTAGTTCCTATATTAAAGCCAGTCTTTATTTAGTTTGTGATCATTGTATTTTTGTGGTAGATTTTGTtgcatattaaaatatttttttaatgtgtggaAACAAATATGTTCTCGCTTAGCACTCTTTATGTTGCAGTTAACAAACTCATAATAGTTATGAACTGTAAAAGTTAATCATATTGATCTTTTTAAACCAATACGAGGGCATTTACAATTTTACATAGGAAATAACTATAGTGCAGGACCAGTCGTAGATATACAAGTATAGTGCAggttttactgtaaaaaaaaaaaaaaaataggattgAAAACcatatttttctaaaatatcTTCATGATGCAAAGGCCATTTTTATTCTAGCTGTTTATTAGAACCCTAAAGATATTTATTACAATACTTTCCACCATCAGCACAGGCTCcaagttattatttatagtCCTGCTAGATATTGGGGTTTGCATTAAACCCATTAAAGTGACTAATTAAACCAGCGATATGTAAgttgtaaatattaaatttaataacTTTGATAACGTTGAACCAGCAGTGTAAATTTGTACCCAATGTAAAAGCACCAaggttgcattttttttttaaacagactcgGTTTTCAGAATGCCTGTTGTAAAGGATCTATATTTATCCACTTTGCAATGTTTTCTGTGCCATATGTGCAGGTTTTTACTggattataatatatttaccaTTCTTTTTTGTCTGTCAGTATTTATTGAGTTGGCAGGAGATCCACCTTTCCTACAGACACATCAAGTAAAATAGAGGAAATTGTTTATGTCTCCACTACAGGAAAGGGAAAAGTATTTTTATCTCCATTAGGATAGGATTTCAGGCACCAAAACAGTGTCACACCTGCTATTTTTGCCAGAGGGGACCATATTACTGCCCAGGGTTAGGTGTCTCTTTGCTTGTGCTTGGAACTCATGCAGCCTTGGCCATTAATCTCCAGACACACTGACGATATACTAAAGATGTCTGGTAGCTACAGGTCCCAGTTTGGAGTAATAGGTGTAAACATGGGCCTACTAGCCATCACACTTGTACTctaatgccaaagaaacaaaacttTATAGCATATTTAAAATAGCTATTCCATCCAACGAGAGCTTTTGAGAGCTCTTCTCCATATCTATAATAATCAAAGAACAGACAAAACTTCCGAACAGGAAATTTGTTTAAATGGGTTATTTGAAACAATTGCTAGGACATAAGGGTTGTAAAGGTTATAATTTAATGATATGTTTCACATCAGGTAAGTAGACAGAA harbors:
- the echdc1 gene encoding ethylmalonyl-CoA decarboxylase encodes the protein MALCSVGRPLLQNTRNFLGGFLKQKQTYCSRSNESQEEEIRKKLQMFPGGSIDLQKQESGIALMTVNNPLRMNAFSGSMMTELEERVWELENWTEGKGLIVRGAAGTFCSGSDLNAVRAISNPQDGMKMCMFMQKTLTRLLRLPLISVALIEGKALGGGAELTTACDFRLMTSDAVIQFVHKHMGLVPGWGGAARLVKIVGSQNALKLLAGAKKVDPDFGKEIGLVDGVMTTGEGDPMEDTEQWLGQFTKGSVPVIRAVKKVVLSGRELALDQALTTERHVFGTVWGGPANLEALALKTKHK